The genomic window ATTCCTAATGATATTAATGTAATTATTGAAATATCTTCTAATTCTAATGGGATAAAATATGAAGTTGATAAAAAATATGGAATATTATTCGTAGATCGATTTATAAATATACCTATATTTTATCCATTTAATTATGGATATATAAATAATACTTTATCTTTAGACAAAGATCCATTAGATGTATTAGTAATAACTAAATATTCAATTATACCAGGATCTGTAATAAGATGTCGTCCTATAGGTTTATTAAATATGCAGGATGAATCTGGAGATGATAAAAAAATAATTGCAGTACCACATGATAAAATTTCTCAAGAATTTGCTTTAATAAAAGATATAAATGATTTATCTATA from Enterobacteriaceae endosymbiont of Donacia simplex includes these protein-coding regions:
- the ppa gene encoding inorganic diphosphatase, with protein sequence MNFNNIPSGKNIPNDINVIIEISSNSNGIKYEVDKKYGILFVDRFINIPIFYPFNYGYINNTLSLDKDPLDVLVITKYSIIPGSVIRCRPIGLLNMQDESGDDKKIIAVPHDKISQEFALIKDINDLSILLQKQIIYFFKHYKDLEPKKWCQVNDWGDIFQAKKEILLSIKRFQQKNNIN